The following proteins come from a genomic window of Oncorhynchus kisutch isolate 150728-3 unplaced genomic scaffold, Okis_V2 Okis06b-Okis10b_hom, whole genome shotgun sequence:
- the srl gene encoding sarcalumenin isoform X2, whose translation MKGIVSICCFFSLLVLALAEEEVEDVLSHILRDRSHIDETLRLASEENAAEHYHAAIQKLRKIYHSAIKPMEQAYKYNELRAHEISDGEITSKPMVLFLGPWSVGKSSMINYLLGLKDSPYQLYTGAEPTTSEFTVIMHGEKTRSIEGIVMAADSSRSFSPLEKFGQSFLEKLIGIEMPHKLLERVTFVDTPGIIENRKQQERGYPFNDVCQWFIDRADLIFVTFDPTKLDVGLELEMLFRQLKGRESQIRIILNKADNLATQDLMRVYGALFWSLAPLINVTEPPRVYVSSFWPFDYAPDTSRELFKREEISLLEDLNQVIENRMENKIAFIRQHAIRVRIHALLVDRYVQTFKDKMSYFSDPDLVFKEIVDDPDKFFIFKSILAKTNVSKFDLPNREAYQDFFGVNPIGSFKSLSAQCSYSGGCLLDKIEKAITSELPGLLSSINPGKAPPGLSSCEATGCGDKPKNRYRKN comes from the exons aggaggaggtggaggatgtcCTGAGCCACATCCTGAGAGACAGATCACACATCGACGAGACACTGAGGCTGGCCTCTGAGGAGAACGCAGCAGAACACTATCATG ctgcTATTCAGAAGTTACGTAAGATCTACCACTCAGCCATCAAGCCCATGGAACAGGCCTATAAGTACAACGAGCTCAGAGCACATGAGATCTCAG ATGGGGAGATCACCTCCAAGCCCATGGTGTTGTTCCTTGGGCCCTGGAGTGTAGGCAAGTCCTCCATGATCAACTACCTGCTTGGCCTGAAGGACAGCCCCTACCAGCTGTACACAG GTGCTGAGCCCACTACCTCTGAGTTCACTGTGATCATGCACGGCGAGAAGACCCGCTCCATAGAGGGTATCGTCATGGCGGCCGACAGCTCGCGCTCCTTCTCGCCCCTGGAGAAGTTTGGGCAGAGCTTTCTTGAGAAGCTGATTGGCATTGAGATGCCCCACAAGCTGCTGGAGCGCGTCACCTTCGTGGACACGCCTGGAATCATTGAGAACCGCAAGCAGCAGGAGAGAG GCTATCCCTTCAACGATGTGTGCCAGTGGTTCATCGATCGTGCCGACCTCATCTTCGTGACCTTTGACCCCACCAAGCTGGACGTGGGCCTGGAGCTGGAGATGCTCTTCCGCCAGCTGAAGGGCCGTGAGTCCCAGATCCGCATCATCCTCAACAAGGCAGACAACCTGGCCACCCAGGACTTGATGCGTGTCTACGGTGCCCTCTTCTGGTCGCTAGCACCCCTCATCAACGTCACAGAGCCCCCAAGGGTCTACGTCAGCTCTTTCTGGCCTTTCGACTATGCACCCGACACCAGTCGCGAGCTGTTTAAGCGCGAGGAGATCTCCCTCTTGGAAGACCTCAACCAGGTGATCGAGAACCGCATGGAGAACAAGATCGCCTTCATCCGCCAGCATGCCATCCGGGTGCGCATCCATGCACTTCTGGTGGACCGCTACGTTCAGACCTTCAAGGACAAGATGAGCTACTTCAGTGACCCGGACCTGGTGTTCAAGGAGATCGTGGACGACCCGGACAAGTTCTTCATCTTCAAGTCCATCCTGGCCAAGACCAACGTGAGCAAGTTCGACCTACCCAATCGTGAAGCCTACCAGGACTTCTTCGGTGTGAATCCGATTGGCAGTTTCAAGTCCCTGTCCGCCCAGTGCTCCTACTCAGGCGGCTGCCTGCTGGACAAGATCGAGAAGGCCATCACCAGTGAGCTGCCGGGTCTTCTAAGCAGCATCAACCCAGGCAAGGCCCCCCCCGGCTTGTCCTCCTGCGAGGCCACTGGATGCGGAGACAAGCCTAAGAACCGCTATCGGAAAAACTGA
- the srl gene encoding sarcalumenin isoform X1: protein MKGIVSICCFFSLLVLALAEEEVEDVLSHILRDRSHIDETLRLASEENAAEHYHAAIQKLRKIYHSAIKPMEQAYKYNELRAHEISGGRTLGDGNTDGEITSKPMVLFLGPWSVGKSSMINYLLGLKDSPYQLYTGAEPTTSEFTVIMHGEKTRSIEGIVMAADSSRSFSPLEKFGQSFLEKLIGIEMPHKLLERVTFVDTPGIIENRKQQERGYPFNDVCQWFIDRADLIFVTFDPTKLDVGLELEMLFRQLKGRESQIRIILNKADNLATQDLMRVYGALFWSLAPLINVTEPPRVYVSSFWPFDYAPDTSRELFKREEISLLEDLNQVIENRMENKIAFIRQHAIRVRIHALLVDRYVQTFKDKMSYFSDPDLVFKEIVDDPDKFFIFKSILAKTNVSKFDLPNREAYQDFFGVNPIGSFKSLSAQCSYSGGCLLDKIEKAITSELPGLLSSINPGKAPPGLSSCEATGCGDKPKNRYRKN from the exons aggaggaggtggaggatgtcCTGAGCCACATCCTGAGAGACAGATCACACATCGACGAGACACTGAGGCTGGCCTCTGAGGAGAACGCAGCAGAACACTATCATG ctgcTATTCAGAAGTTACGTAAGATCTACCACTCAGCCATCAAGCCCATGGAACAGGCCTATAAGTACAACGAGCTCAGAGCACATGAGATCTCAG GCGGACGAACACTGGGGGATGGGAACACAG ATGGGGAGATCACCTCCAAGCCCATGGTGTTGTTCCTTGGGCCCTGGAGTGTAGGCAAGTCCTCCATGATCAACTACCTGCTTGGCCTGAAGGACAGCCCCTACCAGCTGTACACAG GTGCTGAGCCCACTACCTCTGAGTTCACTGTGATCATGCACGGCGAGAAGACCCGCTCCATAGAGGGTATCGTCATGGCGGCCGACAGCTCGCGCTCCTTCTCGCCCCTGGAGAAGTTTGGGCAGAGCTTTCTTGAGAAGCTGATTGGCATTGAGATGCCCCACAAGCTGCTGGAGCGCGTCACCTTCGTGGACACGCCTGGAATCATTGAGAACCGCAAGCAGCAGGAGAGAG GCTATCCCTTCAACGATGTGTGCCAGTGGTTCATCGATCGTGCCGACCTCATCTTCGTGACCTTTGACCCCACCAAGCTGGACGTGGGCCTGGAGCTGGAGATGCTCTTCCGCCAGCTGAAGGGCCGTGAGTCCCAGATCCGCATCATCCTCAACAAGGCAGACAACCTGGCCACCCAGGACTTGATGCGTGTCTACGGTGCCCTCTTCTGGTCGCTAGCACCCCTCATCAACGTCACAGAGCCCCCAAGGGTCTACGTCAGCTCTTTCTGGCCTTTCGACTATGCACCCGACACCAGTCGCGAGCTGTTTAAGCGCGAGGAGATCTCCCTCTTGGAAGACCTCAACCAGGTGATCGAGAACCGCATGGAGAACAAGATCGCCTTCATCCGCCAGCATGCCATCCGGGTGCGCATCCATGCACTTCTGGTGGACCGCTACGTTCAGACCTTCAAGGACAAGATGAGCTACTTCAGTGACCCGGACCTGGTGTTCAAGGAGATCGTGGACGACCCGGACAAGTTCTTCATCTTCAAGTCCATCCTGGCCAAGACCAACGTGAGCAAGTTCGACCTACCCAATCGTGAAGCCTACCAGGACTTCTTCGGTGTGAATCCGATTGGCAGTTTCAAGTCCCTGTCCGCCCAGTGCTCCTACTCAGGCGGCTGCCTGCTGGACAAGATCGAGAAGGCCATCACCAGTGAGCTGCCGGGTCTTCTAAGCAGCATCAACCCAGGCAAGGCCCCCCCCGGCTTGTCCTCCTGCGAGGCCACTGGATGCGGAGACAAGCCTAAGAACCGCTATCGGAAAAACTGA